The genomic interval GCAGGGCGAGTCCGAGGCGCAGAACCTGCTGCTGCGTCGGCTGGAGCCGGTGCTGCGCGCCTTTTTCTTCAAGCGACTGGGCAACGTGCCGGAAATCGACGATCTGGTGCAGAATACGCTGCTCCGGGTACACACGGGGCTTTCGGACCTGAAAGACGATGCCCGGCTCAAGGCGTTCGCCATGAAGGCGGCGCTGTTCGAGTTGCAGGATTACTATCGCGGGCGCTACCACGGGCGAGAGCAGCTTTTCGATCCGGAGCAGCCACCGCCGGTGGCCGATGATCCCGGAGGAAGCGAACCCCGGCTGGATCTGGAGCAGGCGCTGCAGGCGCTCACGCCGCATGCGCGGCGCATTCTGGAGCTCCGGGCCTACGGCTATCGCTATCAGGAGATCGCCCGAATGCTCAGCATCACCGAGGCCGCCGTCAAGATGCAGGTCAAGCGTGCCTTCGAAAAGATGCGCCGATTGCTGCCCGGCTGGTCGGAAAAGTCCTGAGCCATCCCGTTACCTGCGAAACGCATCCAGCGGCTTTATAAGAGGTACAGCGAGATTCCAAGAAGTTAGCGTAAACGCTCATGGCCGCCGATTTTGACGCATTGCCTTTCCGGGAGGAGTTGCCGCCGGAGGAGCAAGCGGCGCTGCAGGCGTTGTTGCGGCGGGAGCCGGCGCTGGCGCGGGCGCTCCGGCACTGGGAGGCGCTGCAGGCCCATCTGCGTGAGCGTGTGGAGGCGGCGGTGCCGGATCGGCGGTTGCTCGTGCTCTACGCGCTGGTTCGCAGTGGGCGCGAAGCGCTGCTGACGCCGGAAGAACGGGCCGAGCTGGAGGCGGCGCGGCCCGCGCTGGAGCGGGCGTTGCAGGCGCTACCGGGACTGGAAACGGTCGCGGAAGACATTGCGGCGGCCTGTGTCGACTTCGAGGAGGCCTGGGCGGCACATTTTCCGGCGACGTCCGGGCTGCGTCCGGCGGCCGAACGGCGGCCACGTCCGCTGCACCGTCGGCCAGCTTACCGCTGGGTGGTGCGTGTGGCGCTGAGCGGAGTGGTCCTGGCGCTGGTCGGCATTCTCTGGTGGCAGCAGACCGGGCAGCGGGTTGAATGGGCGGTGGCCGACGGCGCCGTCGAGGTGCGCACGCTGGCCGACGGTTCCACGGTGCGGCTGGTGGGACCGGCCGTGCTGCGCTATGCCGTCCGCTTCGACCGAAAGGTGGAGCTCGAAGGACAGGCTTTTCTGGAGGTACAGCCCAACACGCGACCCTTCGTCGTGGAGACGCCCGAAGCGGTTGTTACGGTGCTGGGCACGCGCTTTGGCGTGCGAAGCGCCAGGGGACGGACCGAGGTGGTGCTCGTCGAAGGCCGCGTGGCGCTAAGCGGAAAAGGACGTACCGGAGCGCCGGTCGTGCTGACGCCGGGACAGCGAAGCCTTGTGGCGGCCGGACAGACACCCGAACCGCCCGAGCCGGTGCGGGTGCCCGAGGCGCTTCGGTGGACCGGCCTGCATATCTTCGACGGGATGCCACTGGGTGAGATCGTCCGCTATCTCTCGGACTTTTACGGCGTGTCGATCACCGTGGACGCGTCGCTGGCCGAGGAGCCTATCGTGGGGACGTTCGCACAGGATCAGCCCCTTCCCGAAATCCTGCAGGCGCTGGCCGCCACGCTGGGCGCCCGCGTGGAGCAGTTGCCGGACGGTTACCGCCTGATTCCCATCGGCTGAAGGACAACTCCGGCCCCTTCCGGGCGTAAGATAGGCGCGTTCCTCCACGGCGCCCTGAAGGGTCCTGCACATGTCGCGATCGGCCTGGCAACATGTCCGTTTCGGCTGGAAGTATGGCCTGCTGGCCCTGGTGCTCGCGCTGTTCGGCGCGTCGGGTGCGCGGGCGCAGAGCGCGCCGGTGGAGATCGACGTGCAGGACGTGCCGCTGGCAGAGGCGCTTCGGAGCCTGGAGGCGCAGACCGGCATCCGGTTGATCTACGCACAGCGCGTGGTCGCGCGCCAGCGCAGCACCTGCCGCTACCGGGGCGAACGGGTAGAGGAGGCGCTGGCGTGTATTCTCCAGGGCACGAGCCTGCGGGCCCGCCGCATTCGGGATGGTCAGTACGTGCTGGTGGCCACGCGCTCGTCCCGGCGGAGCTGGGGACCTTCGACCGGGCTGCTCTCCGGCTTCGTGCTCGATGCACAGACCGGCGAGGTGCTGCCCGGAGCGCACATCTACCTGCCGGACCTCCGGCGCGGAGCTATTACGAACGCGGCCGGCTATTTCGCGCTGCCGGCGCTGGCCCGCGCCTTCTACCGGGTCCGCATTTCCTACCTGGGTTACGCGACGGTCGATACGGTGCTCTGGGCCGGCGGCGAGCCGCTGACGCTTCGACTCCGGCCGGTCACGCTGGGCATCGGCGTGGTGCGGATCGACGCCAGTCGGCTACCCCTGGAAGAGCAGGCGACGACGGCCGGGACGTTTGCGCTACCGGTCGGCTATCTGGAGCGCCTGCCGTCGTTTCCGGGCGAGCAGGACCTGTTTCAGGTGCTGCAGTGGCTGCCGGGCGTGCAGCGTTCGGGCGAGGTCAGCGGCGGATTGCTCGTGCAGGGCGGCGCGCCCGATCAGAACCTGTACCTGCTCGACGGCGCGCCGGTCTACCATCCCTGGCACGCCTTCAGCCTGATCTCGACATTCCAGACCGAGACCTTCAAGGGCGTTCGCTTCTATCAGGGCGCGTTTCCGGCCGGGCACGGGGGGCGGCTCAGCGCCGTGCTGGAAGCCGAGATGCGCGACGGCAACCTGGAGCATCCGCGCGCCCTGCTGGGGCTCAGTCCGCTCAGCGCCCGCTTCGTCGTCGAAAGCCCGATCACGTCCACCAGTTCGTTCATGCTTTCCGGACGGCGTTCCTATCTGGATCAGCTCATCGGGCGCGAGCATCCGGTCGAGGATGAAAGCGGCCGGCGCGATACGCTTCGGACTGGCTACTATTTTTATGATGTGAGCGCCAAGCTGGCCTATCGGCCCGGGGTGCGCCATCGGCTTTCGCTCAGTTACTACGAAGGCGGGGACGACCTGGACCTGCGGCTGCCGTTCGATTTCTCGCTGGATTTTTCGTCGTGGCTGCGGCCGGCCGATCTGTTTTTCGAAGTGGATCAGCGCTGGGGCAACCGGCTGCTCAGCCTGCGCTATCAGTACCTGCCCACGCGGCGGTTTTTCGTGAGCACGGTGGCCTACGTGTCGGGCTACCGGGCGCGGGAGGCCTTTTTTGTAAAACCCACCGGGAGCGCGGCCGTGGCTTCAGACTACACGGTGCGGCTGGAAGATGCAGGCGTCCGGGTGGAAGCCAGCCACTATGCCGCGCTGAAGCACGAAACGCAACTGGGTGTGCAACTCGTGCGCCGTACGTTTCGCAGCACGCTGGATGCGTGGGTGCAGCGGGCGCCCACGGCCGTCGATACGCTCGCGCAACAGAGTCACCAACAGGCGTTCGAGGCGGCGCTGTATGTGCAGCACGTGTGGCGTCCCACCACGCGCTGGGAAGGGCAAGTGGGGCTCCGGGTCAGTCGTTTCGATGCCTTGCCGGTGGAACTGGAGCCCCGGCTGTCCATGCGCTACAGTCTGAGTCCGGATCAGGTGGTGCTGCGTGTGAGCGTGGGGCGGTACGTGCAGTACCTGCACCAGTTGCGCGACCGATTCTCCTACCTTTACGATGTCGTTTCAACGCGCTGGATACCGGCCGGGCCCGGCGTGCGGCCGGCCGTTGCCTGGCAGGGATCGACGGAGCTGGAAGCGCGGCCACATCCCTGGCTGACGGTGCGCACGCAGCTCTATTACCGCCGGTTGCATGCGACGCTGTTGCCCCGGGACGCGTATCAGACCAAGGACGGACTGGATGGACCGGGTATCGAGACCGGTGTGTTGCTGGGGCAGTACGTCCCGGCCCGGGCACGGGCTTACGGGATCGAGGCGCTGATGCGGGTGGACCGTGATCCCTGGCAGTTCTGGGTGAGCTACCGGGGCGGCCGCTCGCTGAACCGGGCACCGGCACTCGGAGAGCGGTCCGACCGACCGGCCCGCTTCGACGTACCGCGGGCGCTGAACGCTTTTGTGCGCTACACCCGGCCCCGCTGGGAGGTGATGCTGGCCGGGGAGTTTCGCAGCGGCTACCCGACCACCGTGCCCGTGGCACGTTACGAACTGGGCGATCCGCTCGAGCCCGAGCCGATCGTCTATCTCTACCGGCCGGACATCAACAATGGACGCCTGCCGCCCTACTGGCGGGTCGATGCGCGTGTGGCCTATCGCTTTGGCTGGCTGGGGGCGCGCTGGCAGGTGGAATTGTACGTGTACAACCTGCTCAACCACCGCAACGTGATTGACCGGCGCTACGAGCCGACGTCCACAGGCGTGCGCATTATCGACCGGCGGGGCGTTCCGCTGCTTCCGTTGCTGGAACTGCAGATGGAGTTATGAGAAGGCGCGTTGGGCTGCTATTGCTGGCAATAGGACTGGTGGGCTGCGATACCGTGGTGCCCGGTTCGGAGCCCGTCCTGGTGGTGGAGGCGTTTCTGCAGACCGATGCGCCGCCACCGACGATCCGCCTGCGCCAGACCGGTCCGCTGGCCGGCCCCTATGACCCGAACGGCGCGCAGGCAGTCACGGATGCAACGGTAACGCTCTTTCTTGACACCCTGATCGTTCCCTACCGGGCCGATCCGGCTGCCCCTGGCTATTACCGTCCGGAGCGCAGCGATCTGCTGCTGCCACCGGAAGCAACGTTCACGCTGGAAATTACGTGGCGCGGTCGCCTGATCCTGGCACGCGATGCACTTCCACCGCCGATCCGGATCGACAGCGTACAGGTGTCGTTTCCGGACGCGCCCGTGCCGGCCGTGCTGCTCGACTCGCTGGTGCTCAACGACTCGCTGGCCATCGGCGCCCGCCAGGGGTATCTGTACCCCGTGGAGGTGACGCTCTGGTGGCGGTCTCCAGACGATCCGGACAGCACCTACTGGGTGCGGCCGCACCTGCAACCGGCCGTGCCGTTTTCGTCGGTGGTGGTAGACCTGTTTCTGCGGACCGAGCAGGTGCTGCTGGAACTACAGAGTCCGACGGACGGCAACGGACGGCGACGCTGGACCGGCGTCTATGCCGTACCGGTCGATTCGGCCCGGGCCCCGCTGCCCGCGCACACCTTACGGGTGGCGTTGCTGCGAAGCGGACGGGCTTATGCCCGGTTCGCCGCCACGCGCGAGTTTC from Rhodothermus marinus carries:
- a CDS encoding RNA polymerase sigma factor, whose translation is MARAPNISARLVARARQGESEAQNLLLRRLEPVLRAFFFKRLGNVPEIDDLVQNTLLRVHTGLSDLKDDARLKAFAMKAALFELQDYYRGRYHGREQLFDPEQPPPVADDPGGSEPRLDLEQALQALTPHARRILELRAYGYRYQEIARMLSITEAAVKMQVKRAFEKMRRLLPGWSEKS
- a CDS encoding FecR domain-containing protein, which codes for MAADFDALPFREELPPEEQAALQALLRREPALARALRHWEALQAHLRERVEAAVPDRRLLVLYALVRSGREALLTPEERAELEAARPALERALQALPGLETVAEDIAAACVDFEEAWAAHFPATSGLRPAAERRPRPLHRRPAYRWVVRVALSGVVLALVGILWWQQTGQRVEWAVADGAVEVRTLADGSTVRLVGPAVLRYAVRFDRKVELEGQAFLEVQPNTRPFVVETPEAVVTVLGTRFGVRSARGRTEVVLVEGRVALSGKGRTGAPVVLTPGQRSLVAAGQTPEPPEPVRVPEALRWTGLHIFDGMPLGEIVRYLSDFYGVSITVDASLAEEPIVGTFAQDQPLPEILQALAATLGARVEQLPDGYRLIPIG
- a CDS encoding TonB-dependent receptor produces the protein MSRSAWQHVRFGWKYGLLALVLALFGASGARAQSAPVEIDVQDVPLAEALRSLEAQTGIRLIYAQRVVARQRSTCRYRGERVEEALACILQGTSLRARRIRDGQYVLVATRSSRRSWGPSTGLLSGFVLDAQTGEVLPGAHIYLPDLRRGAITNAAGYFALPALARAFYRVRISYLGYATVDTVLWAGGEPLTLRLRPVTLGIGVVRIDASRLPLEEQATTAGTFALPVGYLERLPSFPGEQDLFQVLQWLPGVQRSGEVSGGLLVQGGAPDQNLYLLDGAPVYHPWHAFSLISTFQTETFKGVRFYQGAFPAGHGGRLSAVLEAEMRDGNLEHPRALLGLSPLSARFVVESPITSTSSFMLSGRRSYLDQLIGREHPVEDESGRRDTLRTGYYFYDVSAKLAYRPGVRHRLSLSYYEGGDDLDLRLPFDFSLDFSSWLRPADLFFEVDQRWGNRLLSLRYQYLPTRRFFVSTVAYVSGYRAREAFFVKPTGSAAVASDYTVRLEDAGVRVEASHYAALKHETQLGVQLVRRTFRSTLDAWVQRAPTAVDTLAQQSHQQAFEAALYVQHVWRPTTRWEGQVGLRVSRFDALPVELEPRLSMRYSLSPDQVVLRVSVGRYVQYLHQLRDRFSYLYDVVSTRWIPAGPGVRPAVAWQGSTELEARPHPWLTVRTQLYYRRLHATLLPRDAYQTKDGLDGPGIETGVLLGQYVPARARAYGIEALMRVDRDPWQFWVSYRGGRSLNRAPALGERSDRPARFDVPRALNAFVRYTRPRWEVMLAGEFRSGYPTTVPVARYELGDPLEPEPIVYLYRPDINNGRLPPYWRVDARVAYRFGWLGARWQVELYVYNLLNHRNVIDRRYEPTSTGVRIIDRRGVPLLPLLELQMEL
- a CDS encoding DUF4249 family protein, producing MRRRVGLLLLAIGLVGCDTVVPGSEPVLVVEAFLQTDAPPPTIRLRQTGPLAGPYDPNGAQAVTDATVTLFLDTLIVPYRADPAAPGYYRPERSDLLLPPEATFTLEITWRGRLILARDALPPPIRIDSVQVSFPDAPVPAVLLDSLVLNDSLAIGARQGYLYPVEVTLWWRSPDDPDSTYWVRPHLQPAVPFSSVVVDLFLRTEQVLLELQSPTDGNGRRRWTGVYAVPVDSARAPLPAHTLRVALLRSGRAYARFAATREFPERREPVSNVDGGLGIVAGIALDSLRLTINP